The Kordia sp. SMS9 genome window below encodes:
- a CDS encoding ABC transporter ATP-binding protein, which produces MKGKKNIASQEIVLQVKDLRKSFGDNHVLKGFNMQLHQGENLVIMGKSGSGKSVMIKCLVGLLEADSGSISVMDHDITKLSQEDLDILRADIGFLFQGSALYDSMTVRENLEFPLRRISKEKKSNTDIDKLVAEALENVGLANTEDLMPAELSGGMKKRVALARTLILKPKIILYDEPTSGLDPITAKEIILLMQEIQQKYGTSSLIITHDIDCARVTADQMLLLIDGVDYIVGTFEALSTSEDPNIKAFFK; this is translated from the coding sequence ATGAAAGGTAAAAAAAACATAGCGTCCCAAGAAATTGTCCTTCAGGTAAAAGACTTACGCAAGAGTTTTGGCGACAATCATGTGTTGAAAGGTTTCAATATGCAATTGCATCAAGGAGAAAACTTGGTCATCATGGGAAAATCGGGTTCTGGAAAATCGGTCATGATCAAATGTTTGGTCGGTTTGTTGGAAGCTGACAGTGGTTCTATTTCCGTGATGGATCATGATATTACAAAATTGAGTCAGGAAGATTTAGACATTTTACGTGCCGATATTGGTTTTCTATTTCAAGGAAGCGCGTTGTACGATTCTATGACGGTTCGGGAGAATTTGGAATTTCCACTGCGTAGAATCTCCAAAGAAAAAAAATCAAATACAGATATTGATAAACTTGTGGCAGAAGCACTGGAAAATGTGGGATTGGCAAATACGGAAGACTTGATGCCTGCGGAATTATCGGGTGGAATGAAAAAGCGTGTTGCTTTGGCGCGAACGCTTATTTTAAAGCCAAAAATCATTCTCTATGACGAACCGACAAGTGGTTTGGATCCGATTACTGCAAAAGAAATCATTCTCCTGATGCAGGAAATTCAACAAAAATATGGAACTTCATCACTAATTATCACGCATGATATTGATTGTGCCCGTGTTACCGCCGATCAAATGTTGTTACTGATTGATGGTGTTGATTATATTGTAGGTACGTTTGAAGCATTATCTACTTCAGAAGATCCTAACATTAAAGCATTTTTCAAATAA
- a CDS encoding ABC transporter permease codes for MLQLQHIQKRFRSFLMEIGELSYFTGRFFRESFKRPFEFKEFMRQCYNMGNRSLLLVAITGFIIGLVLTIQTRPTLLEFGAVSWMPSMVGISIVREIGPIITALVCAGKIGSGIGAELGSMRVTEQIDAMEVSGTNPFKYLVVTRVLAITFMLPLLVFFSDAVALFGSFLVENVKGDVSFTLYFSQVFNALEFGDIIPATVKSFFFGMAIGIVGCFKGYYCKKGTAGVGKAANSAVVFTSLLLFIIDFIAVFVTDIFYDL; via the coding sequence ATGCTGCAACTTCAACACATACAAAAAAGATTCCGTTCGTTTCTCATGGAAATTGGCGAACTCTCCTATTTTACAGGACGTTTTTTTAGAGAATCGTTCAAACGCCCTTTTGAATTTAAAGAATTTATGCGCCAATGTTACAACATGGGAAATCGTTCGTTGTTGTTGGTTGCCATTACAGGATTTATCATCGGACTTGTACTCACCATTCAAACACGTCCAACATTATTAGAATTTGGAGCCGTTTCTTGGATGCCTTCTATGGTCGGAATTTCCATTGTGAGAGAAATTGGTCCCATCATCACAGCATTGGTCTGCGCAGGAAAAATAGGTTCAGGAATTGGTGCGGAATTAGGTTCCATGCGTGTTACCGAACAAATTGATGCCATGGAAGTTTCAGGAACGAATCCGTTTAAATATTTAGTCGTAACGCGCGTATTAGCGATTACGTTCATGTTGCCGCTGTTGGTGTTTTTTAGTGATGCAGTTGCCTTATTTGGTTCGTTTTTAGTGGAAAATGTCAAAGGCGATGTATCATTCACGCTGTATTTTAGTCAAGTGTTCAATGCGTTGGAATTTGGCGATATCATTCCGGCAACAGTAAAATCGTTTTTCTTCGGAATGGCAATCGGAATTGTAGGCTGTTTTAAAGGTTATTATTGTAAAAAAGGAACGGCTGGCGTTGGAAAAGCAGCAAATTCTGCGGTGGTTTTTACATCGTTATTGTTGTTTATTATTGACTTTATCGCGGTATTTGTAACGGATATTTTTTACGATTTATGA
- a CDS encoding pyridoxamine 5'-phosphate oxidase family protein, which yields MIKILNQTERSKILEDNYIGHLAYIYQNRPFIAPITYYFDKERNIIIGYSAEGHKIKAMRKINAVAMEVAEIDSVNNWNTIVVHGIFDELEGSTAKAYLHDFSLGVKDLIMRKEQRKLDYINEFSSKLYKDDFPVIFLIRIDEITGRLRRS from the coding sequence ATGATTAAGATACTCAACCAAACGGAACGTTCTAAAATTTTAGAAGACAATTACATTGGTCACTTGGCGTATATTTATCAAAATCGTCCATTTATTGCACCGATTACGTATTATTTTGACAAAGAACGAAATATCATTATTGGGTATTCTGCGGAAGGTCATAAAATCAAAGCCATGCGAAAAATCAATGCAGTAGCGATGGAAGTTGCTGAAATTGACTCTGTAAATAATTGGAATACGATTGTAGTACATGGAATTTTTGATGAACTCGAAGGAAGTACGGCCAAAGCGTATTTGCACGATTTTTCATTAGGTGTGAAAGATTTAATCATGCGAAAAGAACAACGCAAATTGGACTATATCAATGAATTTTCAAGCAAACTTTATAAGGACGATTTTCCTGTGATCTTTTTGATCCGAATTGACGAAATTACGGGAAGATTGCGAAGAAGCTAA
- a CDS encoding DUF6544 family protein gives MILLQVIIILFWKQAKYWTIANLFLLLIVVFWYGAYSFMNMAREESAGIFHFEENQSTAIVTEERISQFPLIVQQWLRNSQVIGTSQTYAVRLQQKGEMRTKPDADFMPFEAAQYFNCVNASFVWTTKVRMFPKVYLFGRDKLVNAKGAMLIKLGALISVVDERESYEITSGAMLRYLAEICWFPSAALYDHIQWKSISDTSAEATLTINNISVSGVFNFSEKGEILSFTADRFYGDAKPPTLEKWCIEMLSYKEVNNIIIPDKAKVIWKLPEDDFHWLTLEIVEIEYNVPVLYE, from the coding sequence GTGATATTATTGCAAGTTATCATCATCCTATTTTGGAAACAAGCCAAGTATTGGACAATTGCCAATTTATTTTTGTTGTTGATTGTTGTTTTTTGGTATGGAGCATATAGTTTCATGAACATGGCGCGAGAAGAATCTGCAGGAATTTTTCATTTTGAAGAAAATCAAAGCACAGCAATTGTTACAGAAGAACGTATTTCGCAATTTCCACTGATTGTGCAACAATGGTTGCGAAACTCACAAGTTATTGGTACATCGCAAACCTATGCCGTTCGTTTGCAACAAAAAGGCGAAATGCGTACCAAACCCGATGCCGATTTTATGCCTTTTGAAGCAGCACAATATTTTAATTGTGTGAATGCTTCTTTTGTGTGGACAACGAAAGTGCGTATGTTTCCAAAAGTATATTTGTTTGGACGGGATAAATTGGTCAACGCAAAAGGAGCAATGTTGATCAAACTCGGCGCACTTATTTCTGTAGTGGACGAACGTGAAAGTTACGAAATTACTTCGGGTGCAATGCTTCGGTATTTGGCTGAAATTTGTTGGTTTCCGTCCGCAGCACTGTATGATCATATTCAGTGGAAATCCATCAGTGACACTTCTGCGGAAGCGACTTTAACTATAAATAACATATCCGTTTCAGGTGTTTTCAATTTTTCTGAAAAAGGGGAAATACTTTCTTTTACTGCAGATCGTTTTTACGGCGATGCCAAACCGCCAACACTTGAAAAATGGTGTATCGAAATGCTGTCGTACAAAGAAGTGAACAACATTATTATTCCCGATAAGGCAAAAGTCATTTGGAAACTACCAGAAGATGATTTTCATTGGTTAACGCTCGAAATTGTGGAGATTGAGTATAATGTGCCTGTGTTATATGAGTGA
- a CDS encoding phytanoyl-CoA dioxygenase family protein translates to MITTDILNEAYTLSKESIAFYQKNRFIKLKNVLDRETLAHFNTVISQIVAELNDEETPLQERTTYGKAFLQLFNLWLQDEKIKNLILSKRLAKIAADLMQVKGVRLYHDQALFKEAGGGITPWHADQHYWPLTTDKTITAWIPLQATPLEMGPLEFSAGSHEIMEGRELSISDDSESQISQRLKVTDYQHVIAPFDAGEISFHSGWVFHRAGANTTDETRKVMTIIYMDKNMTLKKPTNSGQKSDWEKWCKGAEIGKIINTSLNPVVYESDC, encoded by the coding sequence ATGATCACAACTGATATTTTGAATGAAGCTTACACACTTTCAAAAGAGAGCATTGCATTTTATCAAAAAAATAGATTTATAAAGTTGAAAAATGTGTTAGATCGTGAAACCTTGGCGCATTTCAACACCGTCATTAGCCAAATAGTAGCCGAATTGAACGATGAAGAAACACCTTTGCAAGAACGCACTACATATGGAAAAGCATTTTTGCAATTGTTCAATTTATGGTTGCAAGATGAAAAAATTAAAAACCTGATTTTAAGTAAACGGTTGGCAAAAATTGCAGCTGATTTGATGCAAGTAAAAGGTGTACGTTTGTATCACGATCAAGCGTTATTCAAAGAAGCTGGTGGCGGTATTACACCTTGGCATGCCGATCAGCATTATTGGCCATTGACAACCGATAAAACTATTACCGCGTGGATTCCACTGCAAGCAACACCTTTGGAAATGGGACCATTAGAGTTTAGTGCAGGAAGTCACGAAATTATGGAAGGACGCGAATTATCCATTAGCGATGACAGTGAATCTCAAATTTCACAACGATTAAAAGTCACCGATTATCAACATGTCATAGCACCTTTTGATGCTGGCGAAATCAGTTTTCACTCAGGTTGGGTTTTCCACAGAGCAGGTGCCAACACCACTGATGAAACACGAAAGGTGATGACCATTATTTATATGGATAAAAATATGACGCTCAAAAAACCGACCAATAGTGGACAAAAATCTGATTGGGAAAAATGGTGCAAAGGAGCCGAAATAGGAAAAATTATCAATACATCACTAAATCCTGTTGTGTATGAATCTGATTGTTGA
- a CDS encoding T9SS type B sorting domain-containing protein yields the protein MKKYYKLIFCATLFCLQAAIGQNEGNNWYFGDTAGLDFSTSPPTALLDGALSTSEGVATISNGSGQLLFYTDGSFVYDKNHQVTPNGTGLMGNSSSTQSAVIVPKPGDSNIYYIFTVDDGAGTNGLRYSEFDLTLNNGDGDVTIIKNVLLSTPTTEKITAVQKSNGTDFWVLSHSWQNDTFLIYEVTVAGINETAITQNIGSVHSGGSAESIGYLKTSSNGEKIALAQWGNNSFVEIFDFDDATGTISNPIKIENVFFQSNSGSGAYGIEFSPNAELLYVSDLNFGDPISPANGRVHQFDLTAGNATDITNSGIILYEGNSFIGAIQVANDERLYLANSGSQFLDVIENPDVVGTGANYVEDAISLGNRTCRLGLPTFIQSFFGATIQLENFCLGDVTNLALNTTDPPVAASWDFGDGTTATGLNPSHTYSSIGTYTITVDIDFGAEMRQFSKNITIYEVPTASSVTDFLLCDDLSNNQIETFDLSTKIMEALGAQSDVTFDVAFYTSLENAENDENRLPLTYDNSINNEEIFARVFNAGQSNCFDITSFRLIVNPLPVANTVNDVELCDDQSNDGVEVVNLAQFDAEVLGGQSVNDFEITYHLSQDDATNDISALPTNFQTINNPQQLFVRIEAADNSLCFDTTDFEITIAPAIITNQADDMFECSFLDDPNAAIFNLASQNDQILDGLTGTYEITYHLSAQDAMMDENTISTSYTNTSNPQQIYARVEDTTNTSCFDVVEFEITALATPIINENETLYLCTNGTVTLSAGIPADFYNWSTSETTQSIVVDTPGTYTVEIGNRYTALGETIDCSNVKTFTVIESGPALSIDVTVTDWTNFQNTILVAVEGLGDYEYSLDGINYTDSNLFENLLSGEYTVYVRDKNNCGIVTEPAYLLNYPRFFTPNSDGINDNWQIIASDSDPSLQIFIFDRYGKRLTTLNPASIGWNGNYNGRPMPSGDYWFRVERPMNGNVYTGHFTLKR from the coding sequence GGAAGTTTTGTATACGATAAAAATCATCAAGTTACACCAAACGGAACAGGCTTGATGGGAAATAGTTCCAGTACACAATCCGCTGTAATTGTTCCAAAACCAGGCGATTCAAATATCTATTACATTTTTACAGTAGATGATGGCGCAGGAACCAATGGACTTCGCTATTCTGAATTCGATTTAACGCTCAATAATGGCGATGGCGATGTGACCATAATAAAAAATGTACTGCTTTCCACGCCAACTACGGAAAAAATTACTGCCGTGCAAAAGTCCAACGGAACCGATTTTTGGGTGTTGAGTCATTCTTGGCAAAATGATACGTTTTTAATTTATGAAGTAACAGTAGCTGGAATCAATGAAACAGCTATCACACAAAATATTGGTTCGGTACATAGTGGTGGTTCTGCCGAGTCGATTGGCTATTTAAAAACATCTTCCAATGGAGAAAAAATTGCACTTGCACAATGGGGAAACAACAGCTTTGTAGAAATTTTTGATTTTGATGATGCGACAGGCACCATTTCCAACCCTATAAAAATAGAAAATGTATTCTTTCAATCAAATTCAGGATCTGGCGCGTATGGCATTGAATTTTCGCCAAATGCAGAATTATTATATGTTTCTGACTTAAATTTTGGCGATCCCATAAGTCCCGCAAATGGACGAGTGCATCAGTTTGACTTAACTGCCGGAAATGCTACTGATATTACCAATTCTGGTATCATTTTATACGAAGGAAATAGCTTTATTGGCGCCATTCAAGTTGCTAATGATGAACGATTGTATTTGGCAAATTCGGGCAGTCAATTTTTAGATGTTATTGAAAATCCTGATGTAGTTGGCACTGGAGCCAATTATGTAGAAGATGCCATCAGTCTTGGAAATAGAACTTGTAGATTGGGACTTCCGACATTTATACAATCCTTTTTTGGAGCTACAATTCAACTAGAAAATTTCTGCTTGGGCGATGTCACTAATCTTGCATTGAATACTACAGATCCGCCTGTTGCTGCTTCATGGGATTTTGGAGATGGTACAACTGCTACGGGATTAAATCCTTCACATACATATTCAAGCATCGGAACATATACAATAACAGTTGATATTGATTTTGGTGCAGAAATGAGGCAATTCAGTAAAAATATTACTATTTATGAAGTTCCGACAGCGAGTTCGGTCACTGATTTTTTATTGTGTGACGATCTTTCTAATAATCAAATAGAAACATTCGATTTAAGCACAAAAATTATGGAAGCTTTGGGTGCGCAATCTGATGTAACCTTTGATGTTGCTTTTTATACTTCGCTCGAAAATGCAGAAAATGATGAAAATCGTTTGCCGCTAACGTATGACAATTCTATAAATAATGAAGAAATTTTTGCGCGTGTGTTTAATGCGGGACAAAGCAATTGTTTTGACATTACTAGCTTTCGACTGATTGTAAATCCGTTGCCCGTTGCGAATACTGTCAATGATGTGGAACTTTGTGATGATCAAAGTAATGATGGTGTGGAAGTAGTAAATTTGGCACAATTTGATGCGGAAGTATTGGGCGGTCAATCTGTAAATGATTTTGAAATTACTTATCATCTTTCGCAAGATGATGCTACAAATGATATCAGTGCGTTGCCAACAAATTTTCAAACAATAAACAATCCGCAACAACTTTTCGTACGTATTGAAGCTGCTGACAACTCGTTGTGTTTTGATACAACTGATTTCGAAATTACCATTGCACCTGCAATTATTACGAATCAAGCAGACGACATGTTTGAATGTAGCTTTTTAGACGATCCGAATGCAGCAATTTTCAATTTGGCTTCTCAAAATGATCAGATTTTAGATGGACTCACAGGTACATACGAAATCACCTATCATCTCAGCGCACAAGATGCGATGATGGATGAAAATACGATCAGTACTTCATACACAAACACAAGCAATCCACAACAAATATATGCGCGTGTTGAAGATACGACCAATACCAGTTGTTTTGATGTTGTTGAGTTTGAAATTACTGCGCTTGCTACACCCATCATTAACGAAAATGAAACGTTATATTTATGTACCAATGGAACTGTAACCTTGTCTGCTGGTATTCCTGCCGATTTTTACAATTGGTCAACTTCAGAAACTACTCAAAGTATCGTGGTAGATACGCCAGGAACGTATACCGTAGAAATTGGAAATAGGTATACCGCTTTGGGCGAAACTATCGATTGTAGCAATGTCAAAACCTTTACCGTGATAGAATCTGGTCCTGCGTTGAGTATTGATGTGACCGTGACCGATTGGACAAATTTTCAAAATACCATTTTAGTCGCAGTAGAAGGTTTGGGCGATTACGAATATTCTTTAGATGGTATTAATTATACAGATTCCAATCTGTTTGAAAACTTACTTTCTGGCGAATACACCGTATATGTACGCGATAAAAACAACTGTGGAATTGTGACAGAACCTGCATATTTACTCAACTATCCGCGATTTTTCACACCGAATAGTGATGGCATCAATGACAATTGGCAAATTATAGCTTCAGACAGCGATCCTTCTTTACAAATCTTTATTTTTGATCGGTATGGAAAACGCCTCACCACACTAAATCCAGCATCTATCGGTTGGAACGGAAACTATAACGGACGCCCAATGCCTTCTGGCGATTACTGGTTTCGCGTAGAAAGACCGATGAATGGAAATGTGTATACAGGACATTTTACATTGAAGCGATGA
- a CDS encoding DASS family sodium-coupled anion symporter, with protein MKKKVILALGPLICLLFFFSPFQFISPEADKVLGIALWMILWWITEVVSISVTALIPLTFYPLLGIMPIKEVAVNYGHPIIFLFFGGFVLALALEKVNLHRRVALSIIKLTGTSPNKIILGFMLATAFLSMWISNTATTVVMLPIAYSVIELLIDDADGFTKNDRNFALSIMLGIAYSANVGGIATLIGTPPNIVLAGFMENEYNYSISFVKWMIVGIPFAVIMLFFIYYVLTKVMYPNRLASFEKSKEIINSEMEKLGKISRSEVIVLIIFILAILFWIGKNYLNSLFPNLALSDTTISMVAAFACFTATHNSTSILSWKDTERLPWGILLLFGGGLALASALSNVGIIAMIGEVVSANKTFSILLICSILIAVMLFMTELMSNVALVAIFAPMVAGVAVGLNIDLLHILIPVTMASSCAFMLPMATPPNAIVFASGHVKVAQMARAGFLLNILSIVLLVLFFQFIIPLVFHF; from the coding sequence ATGAAGAAAAAAGTAATTCTTGCGCTAGGTCCACTAATTTGTTTGTTATTTTTCTTTAGTCCTTTTCAATTCATTAGTCCAGAAGCTGATAAAGTTTTAGGAATTGCGTTATGGATGATATTATGGTGGATTACCGAAGTGGTTTCTATTTCTGTGACTGCGCTTATTCCATTGACGTTTTACCCGCTATTAGGCATTATGCCGATTAAAGAAGTAGCTGTCAATTATGGCCATCCAATTATTTTTCTATTTTTTGGCGGATTCGTCTTAGCATTGGCACTAGAAAAGGTAAACCTGCACAGACGCGTGGCGTTATCCATCATCAAATTGACAGGAACGAGTCCGAATAAAATCATTTTAGGTTTTATGCTTGCAACAGCCTTTTTGAGCATGTGGATTAGCAATACTGCCACAACCGTCGTCATGTTGCCTATTGCCTACTCTGTCATTGAATTACTGATTGATGATGCGGATGGTTTTACCAAAAATGATCGAAATTTTGCGCTGAGTATTATGTTAGGAATTGCCTATTCGGCGAATGTTGGCGGCATTGCAACATTGATTGGTACACCACCAAATATCGTGTTGGCAGGTTTTATGGAAAACGAATATAATTATAGTATTTCTTTTGTAAAATGGATGATTGTTGGCATTCCGTTTGCCGTTATCATGTTATTTTTCATCTATTATGTTCTGACAAAAGTGATGTATCCGAACCGATTGGCTTCGTTTGAAAAATCGAAAGAAATTATAAATTCAGAAATGGAGAAGCTTGGAAAGATTAGCAGGTCGGAAGTGATTGTTTTGATCATTTTTATACTTGCCATTCTTTTTTGGATTGGGAAAAATTACCTTAACAGCCTCTTTCCTAATCTAGCATTAAGCGATACAACGATTAGTATGGTAGCAGCATTTGCTTGTTTTACAGCAACGCACAACAGCACTTCTATACTTTCGTGGAAAGATACTGAACGCTTGCCTTGGGGAATATTACTCTTGTTTGGTGGCGGATTGGCATTGGCAAGTGCACTTTCTAATGTGGGTATTATTGCTATGATTGGCGAAGTCGTAAGCGCGAATAAAACCTTTAGTATTCTATTAATTTGCAGCATTTTGATTGCTGTAATGCTGTTTATGACTGAATTGATGAGCAATGTGGCGTTGGTTGCCATTTTTGCGCCCATGGTTGCTGGCGTCGCAGTCGGATTGAATATTGATCTTTTACATATTTTAATTCCTGTAACGATGGCTTCTAGCTGTGCATTTATGTTGCCCATGGCAACACCGCCAAATGCTATTGTTTTTGCGAGCGGACATGTAAAAGTTGCGCAAATGGCGCGCGCTGGGTTTTTGTTGAATATACTATCTATAGTATTGTTGGTGCTCTTTTTTCAATTTATCATTCCGTTGGTGTTTCACTTTTAA
- a CDS encoding AraC family transcriptional regulator has product MKPTLEVIPLEDSQKSFRFFKLETPAFTPFWHYHPEMELTLITKGSGTRFVGDAIQPFAAMDLVLIGENLPHHWVSVEETHDILQEAYVFQFDKQLFASFPECNTFISFFEHAKDGFHFYQPKTALINMIVSLENKSPIQQLSGLIEILNTLLQDEHKKTLASKHYLNRFYSTTSQSKIAKTTNYILENIDQKLTVKQMAALTHMVPQSFCRWFKKHSGHSFVTFLNKTRIERACHLLKSTSLPVQNIAFHCGFDSLSHFNRTFKKMKMMSPSQFRNLSKDGN; this is encoded by the coding sequence TTGAAACCAACTTTAGAAGTTATACCACTAGAAGATTCTCAAAAATCATTTCGCTTTTTTAAGCTAGAAACACCTGCATTTACTCCTTTTTGGCATTATCATCCAGAAATGGAATTGACCTTGATTACTAAAGGAAGTGGAACACGATTTGTGGGCGATGCCATTCAACCGTTTGCTGCTATGGATTTGGTGTTGATTGGTGAAAATTTACCGCATCATTGGGTGAGTGTTGAAGAAACGCATGATATATTGCAAGAAGCATATGTATTTCAGTTTGACAAACAACTTTTTGCCAGTTTTCCTGAATGTAATACATTTATTTCTTTTTTTGAACATGCGAAAGACGGATTTCATTTTTATCAACCAAAAACTGCGTTGATTAATATGATTGTTTCGCTTGAAAACAAATCGCCCATTCAGCAATTGAGCGGATTGATTGAGATTCTAAACACCTTACTTCAAGATGAACATAAAAAAACCTTAGCTTCTAAACATTACTTGAATCGCTTTTACAGTACTACTTCACAAAGTAAAATTGCCAAAACCACCAATTATATTTTAGAAAATATAGACCAAAAATTAACCGTAAAACAGATGGCAGCACTTACACACATGGTGCCACAATCGTTTTGTAGATGGTTTAAAAAACATTCAGGACATTCTTTTGTCACATTCTTGAACAAAACGAGAATTGAGCGTGCGTGTCATCTTCTGAAAAGTACGTCATTGCCTGTACAAAACATTGCATTTCATTGTGGTTTTGATAGTTTAAGTCACTTCAATAGAACCTTTAAAAAAATGAAAATGATGTCTCCGAGTCAGTTTCGAAATTTGTCGAAAGACGGTAATTAA
- a CDS encoding hemagglutinin protein, translated as MMRNILILTFVVFNLYFSDAQTIERQVVGSAGTTFSNASTTVDFTVGEVVTGSISNGTTTLSQGFQQEAVKLSIIVNPKVFLQGAALNPYTGEESFMRDDLRSNSHIPITSPYGDGNTLDSGILSVSDQNALVDWVLVELRDATDTTQIVASQSALLQRDGDILNSLYDTLEFEVASGDYFVVIKHRNHLAIMTLATVALSKIATTVDFTDASNQITFGSNAQTTFGMPTGVVAMWAGNANTDTVVQYSGTTPDTPIILSEVLNDPGNFLNFPTFSITGYNVNDVNMDGVVQYSGVNPDVPSILQNVLAHPGNFLNFSTYQITEQLPEN; from the coding sequence ATGATGCGAAATATACTCATACTAACTTTTGTAGTTTTCAACCTTTACTTTAGTGATGCACAAACTATTGAGCGTCAAGTTGTAGGTTCGGCTGGAACTACTTTTTCGAATGCTTCCACTACTGTAGATTTTACCGTTGGCGAGGTCGTAACCGGTTCAATTTCTAATGGAACTACCACACTTTCTCAAGGTTTTCAGCAAGAAGCTGTCAAACTTTCTATTATTGTGAATCCTAAAGTGTTTTTACAAGGAGCAGCACTAAATCCATATACAGGAGAAGAGTCATTCATGCGAGATGATTTACGTTCAAATAGTCATATTCCAATAACATCACCATATGGAGATGGAAATACATTAGATTCAGGTATTTTGAGTGTATCTGATCAAAATGCATTGGTTGATTGGGTTTTGGTAGAACTGCGTGATGCAACCGATACTACTCAAATTGTGGCAAGTCAATCTGCTTTGTTGCAACGTGACGGCGACATTCTAAATTCATTATATGATACGCTTGAATTTGAAGTAGCATCTGGAGATTATTTTGTGGTTATCAAACATAGAAATCACTTAGCAATTATGACTTTAGCAACTGTAGCACTTTCAAAAATTGCAACTACGGTAGATTTCACAGATGCATCAAACCAAATCACCTTTGGAAGCAATGCACAAACTACCTTTGGAATGCCAACAGGAGTTGTAGCCATGTGGGCAGGAAATGCAAATACAGATACTGTGGTACAATATTCTGGCACAACACCAGATACACCAATTATCTTATCGGAAGTATTGAATGACCCTGGAAACTTTCTCAACTTTCCAACTTTTTCAATTACGGGGTATAATGTCAACGATGTCAATATGGATGGTGTAGTTCAATATTCAGGGGTAAATCCGGATGTACCATCAATTTTACAAAATGTGTTAGCGCATCCAGGAAACTTTCTCAACTTTAGCACATATCAAATTACGGAGCAATTGCCTGAAAACTAA
- a CDS encoding MlaD family protein: MKKTKTQKIRLGLFVIIGTMLFTAGVYFIGQRRDMFHKTFTISANFQNVNGLQKGNNVRYSGINIGTVKNITMVNDSTISVTMNIEEKIISHLKKDAIATIGSDGLVGNMIINIVPGKESMESVEDGDVIASYSKIGTDDILSTLSVTNENAALLTADLLKITNSLIEGKGTLGILLNDTIMAKDLQQSIKNLKIASNGASRSISELEGILKNLQTNDNTVLGVLMNDTISGQKVKDIVQNLENSSVSIEKMVDQMNTVVDDLNNSKGAYHYITQDATAVQSLQSTLQNINEGTEKFNENMEALKHHFLFRGYFKKLERQERKAAKKAKNN, from the coding sequence ATGAAAAAAACAAAAACACAGAAAATACGTTTAGGACTCTTTGTCATCATTGGAACGATGCTCTTTACAGCAGGCGTATACTTCATTGGGCAACGAAGAGATATGTTTCACAAAACATTTACCATCAGTGCTAATTTTCAAAATGTAAATGGGTTGCAAAAAGGAAACAATGTGCGCTATTCGGGCATCAATATTGGAACGGTAAAAAATATTACCATGGTCAATGATTCTACCATTTCCGTTACGATGAATATTGAAGAAAAGATCATTTCACACCTAAAAAAAGATGCAATTGCGACAATTGGCTCAGATGGTTTGGTTGGAAATATGATCATCAATATTGTACCAGGAAAAGAAAGTATGGAAAGCGTTGAAGACGGCGATGTCATTGCTTCGTACAGCAAAATTGGTACAGATGATATTTTGAGTACACTAAGTGTGACCAACGAAAATGCAGCGTTGCTAACCGCCGATTTGCTTAAAATTACGAATTCCTTAATCGAAGGAAAAGGAACATTAGGGATTTTACTGAATGATACAATCATGGCAAAAGATTTACAACAATCTATCAAAAATCTGAAAATTGCGAGTAACGGCGCTTCCCGATCCATTTCAGAATTGGAAGGCATTTTAAAAAACTTACAAACCAACGACAACACTGTGTTAGGCGTATTGATGAACGATACCATTTCTGGTCAGAAAGTAAAAGACATTGTACAAAACCTAGAAAACTCAAGTGTTTCTATTGAAAAAATGGTCGATCAAATGAACACCGTAGTTGATGACTTAAACAATAGCAAAGGTGCGTATCACTACATTACACAAGATGCAACTGCGGTACAAAGTTTACAATCAACCTTACAAAACATCAACGAAGGCACGGAAAAATTCAACGAAAATATGGAAGCCTTAAAACATCATTTCCTCTTTAGAGGCTATTTTAAAAAATTAGAACGACAAGAACGAAAAGCTGCTAAGAAAGCGAAGAATAATTGA